The sequence gcgggcggatcacaaggtcaggagatcgagaccacggtgaaaccccgtctctactaaaaatacaaaaaattagccgggcgcggttgtgggcgcctgtaatcccagctactcgggaggctgaggcaggagaatggcgtgaacccgggaggcggagcttgcagtgagccgagatcgcgccactgcactccagcctgggctgggcgacagagtgagactccgtctcaaaaaaaaaaaaaaaaaaaaaaagtcagatggCCTTCGGGACCTCCTCCCTGCATCAAAACAGGTGCCAGAATGCCAGCAGCACCCGGGCTCCATGCGCCCGCCACCTCTGACCACCTCTTTTCCTTCTGGCCATCCTGGCCACCTCTGTAGTCAGCAACACACCCAGGCAGCTCCCTGCACAGGGTCTCGCATTTGTCACATTTCCTCCCGGGCCACTTTCCCATCCTTGGCAAGAGCCCCCATCACAGGCTCTTCTAGGGCACCCCACACTCCACGGAGTTATGAGACAGGCTGGGTAGTGATGTACAGACAAACAGAAACCTAGAAAATGGAAAGTGCTCTTTGAAAGTAATCCAGCAGGTGGGTTCACAGAGACCTGCCGCACCTGAAGAGAGAACTAAGACTTAAATGGTGGGACTAGGCTAAAAGACATGGAAGAGAGAATGGGAAACACCAGTATACATCCAACAAGCAATTGCAGGATTGAAGAGGGAACTGTCCACAAAATGGTGACAGTTTCCCAACACTGAGTCATGGATTAAAGAGGCTCATTGAGCTCATCAAGATAAATCAAAACAATGCCACATGAGCACATCCTACTGAAAAAGCAAGACTTAGGGAAAGATCATACAAACAACCAAAGAGAAAAGGGCCCACTGCCAGTGCCAGCAGCCATCTCCCCAGCAGCCTCAGCCATGCAGGCCCTGCAGAGCCCAGGGACAGGAGCCTAGGGTGCTGCGCCCAGGCAGGTTCTTGCAAGGACAGAAAGACAAGCCTTTCAGCCACATCAACAGTGGAGGTGCGCAGCCCCTTGCTGACAAGTACAACTAGGAACAATGATGACCTTCATTAGAAAAACAAAGCTCATGGGTCCCAGGAGGCAAGAAGGGAAGAGTCCTTCAAAACTCACCAACAGATTCGTCTTTGCACACCTCGACTTTGGCCTTCACCTGCCCCAGGGCCCCAGGGGCTGCCTCAGCCCCTAGTGGGTCTTTCTCATCTGGGGGCCCCGGGTCAGCACCCATAGAGTCAGGCTCATCCAGGGGAAACTCCAGCTCTGCAGATCGGCTCAGAGGCTTGACAGGGGACACATCCCCACTAGGGGTGAGGTCACTGCTTTGCTCCCGTTCCTCGTTGTCCTTCATTTTCTTATAATGCAGACAAGGGATGCTACTCAGAGGAGGGTCGTGTTTCTGTGGATAGCGAAATTGCAATATGGATTACAAGGACAACCCGAGAGTCTGAAACTCTGATGCCTTTCACCGGCCTCTGCTTGGCTGCGGTGCCGTGTGTGGGGATGTGCACATTTTGGTCTGAGAACTTACAAGCCTAAAGTCACGACTGATGCCTCCCCTACCCGTATGCTTCCCGTTCCCAAGAAGTATGGCCTGGACCAGGTGACCACCCGAGACTCTCTGTGTAGGTACACTGGGACTCCAGAGTTATGGAATGTCATGATCCACCCGTCGGGCAGCGGTTCTGTAGGTGGGCGGCCACGACCTGCACAGGAAGACAAGAACATCCTATAATCACTGTAAAAACATTTGGAATTGTTGTCACAGCACCTCCTGCACAAGAAATTGTTGGGTACTATGCATGTGTTTATCTGGATCTTCACAAAGAATCGAagttcctctctccttcctcactGCTATGCCTCTAGGCCTAGGACAGATAGCATGCGGCCTGAGGTGGGAATTTACACGTGTCAAACCAGTAAATGAAGGAGCACAGAACAGGTCCATGCAAGATACAAGTCCCAGCCTCAGCTCCTGCCTCCACATCTGGTAAGCACTGCAGACACTGGACTCCTCTCCTGTCTGCCTGGCTGTGGCCAGAGGCGCCTTGGGGCTGGGTGAGCTTTGCTAATAAACTGCATGGCTGTCAGCCACTGCTCCCAGGGACCAGGTGACAAGTCTTCATTGTAACTGAGCTGCACTCTCAGCAGCATACAAAACACTGCTTCAAATGATTCCGTTTCTAAGTCAGTTAAATGCACTACTCCCAACCCCTTCTTTGCTTTATAGGCAGTTGTGAGGAAGAGGTTTACGACTTATCAACTTgacacctgccaccaggcctgactgCTGGGAAGAGCATAAGGCAAAGATGTAACTAAAACTTAACTTTCTCACAGGTATTGGGAAcaaattaaaaacttagaaagaccagcctaggcaacacaacaagaccccgactctacaaaaaccttttaaaaattatccagacatggccacacacacctacagtcccagctacttgggaggctgagggggtaggatcacttgagcctgggaggctaaggctgcagtgagctatgatcatgccactgcactccaacctgggtaacagcaagaccccacctcaaaaaaaaaaaattagaaaacagaagaaagcaaattaaatctttaaaaatatacataaggaGAAAAAGGGCCAGTGACTCTCAGGGCCAGGTTCCCACCAAGTGGCCCTGACCCTGGACCTGACACCTACACCCAGGTCACCATCAGGTGATGATCCAGGAAGGGAGTGTTAAAGGTCGGAGTGCACGCACACTGCGGGGGTGCTCTCCCCACGGAGTCAGGCCCAGATGgagctgcctcctgccagctTTGGGCTAAGTCAGGAAAAGAAGCAAAGTGAATAAGGAGCCAGGCAAGAGACGGGCCACAGGTCCGCTGGGGCTGCTCCTCTGTGACTGTGAGTGGACACAAAGCTGGCCCAGCCACCTGAGGGAGGGATCACATGCAGCTGTCCATCTGTGAGCGTCCAGGCATCCAGGCCAGAATGGCTGCTGACCTGTGAGCTGTGCAGGACAAACATGGGTTTACCTTCTGAATGAGCCTGCTGAAACTGCAGCACCAAACCAGCCTCCTAGAGGCCCGGAGGTCAAGCCTCCTGTCCCCAGCCCCAGAAGCTGAAGCCCCAGGTTTACCCTGCCTGCAACCTTTTGGCCCAAAAGCCCTCCTGCTTAACTGCTACCAACACGACATAGGCAGCAACATGTGGCACCTGGCATGGCTGACTTGTCCCCTCAATGGCCCAAGGAGGATGGCCATGTGCCACCCGCCCCTTGCTTTGCTCCCAGTTGCACCCTGCCACCTTCTGCACCCCAGCCCTCAGCCTGGGGTCTCACCTGTGAGCATGAGTCCCCGTGCATCTCTTTAGTCCCTCTACCGAGTCCCACATCTCCACCAAGACCCTCACAGGTGCCTCCAAGCCACCGACTCCAACTCCCCCAACACCTGCACCACATCGATGACAGAGCCTCACAGTGCAACTCTGGGTGCCTCCCAAGTGCTCTCCCCACTGCCCTCAACTCAAAGTTGAGGAAGTGCCACATCTACCAGGGCACTTCCACCCTGCCCACCTGAAGTACATGCACCATGTGTGGCCCAGAAGCCATGTTGTTAAACAAAAATCAGGTAACACCACTTGCTTCTGGTGGCTTCCTGTGACACTTGGTACAGAACCAGAACCTGGACCACAACTATCACCTGCCATCTCACTGTGCACCCACCTCTGCCCTTGGCCTCCACACCCTCCAGCTGACGGTCATGCTGGCTCCTGGCATGCACCAACATCTCCTCCTGACCCCCTCAGAAGTCCCCTCCTATTCCTCTGCACAGTGCCTGCTGCTCTGTGGTTTCCATAGCACACACCAGGATCTGAATCTGGGTCATGCACCAAGACGTCCTTGCATCCTTACATCCTGTGTTTCCCTCCTCAGACATGACTGTCCTGTCCTCAAACATGCCTCCACCCAGCCCATTACCTGGCACCAGAGCTCTCTCAAAGCATTTCTGCTAAGGAAGCAACCACCCTTCCACTGCCCTGGAACACCCACCACTTCTGACCCACCCACGTACTTTTGAGCACTGTTTTAATCTTGGTCATCATCGGCTGCACACTCGTCTCTCCATCGGACGGATGGTCGCTGTCTCCGCCATATTTTTCCTCTGTTCGCCTCTTTTTGGGGGCACAAAGGCCTTCTTCCAGCAGAGCATCCACATCGTTGTCAAAGTCATCCTGCAAAACACGCTGTTCAGACACCAGAGCCCCTGGCGCTCATGCTCCTGCACCAGGAGAGCTCAACAGCATTCCTGAGAACAGACACAGAAAGGAGGTGCTCTCACGGGGCCTAGATGTGCCCTTAGGGTGCATGATCATCTGAAAAACAAACGGGATGAAGCTACCAGCTGACACCAACACACCTGGTCCAGGGGCACACACTGCCAAGGAGTGTCTCAGCAGCACCTGTTGCCTCAGGTGCTGGATCAGGGGTGCAAGGCCTATCCATGGGCCAAACTTTTCATtaggaaactttaaaaatgtggaCTCCTTACATCTTTCTCTTCTCCACATTAACATTATTCCACCTCAGAGacgattttggttttttttcaatttccctGCTTTCAAAAGATGCTGCAATTTCCAAATCTCTCTTTGGGTTTTGCTAAGAGCCCTCTAAAGGAGGGGCTGCCAACATACCTCGTAGGGGAAATTCAAGGCCTCTTCATCCACTCTGTCTCTCTGAACGATTGCTTTAGCCGTGAACCCGCCTGCTCCTTCTTCATCTAGCTCCAAATTGTCAGTAAAATCTTCTAACTCATCGAGCACTGCATACTCCACTCTCTTTTCCTGATCCAGCTCATTCTCCTCATCCTTCTTATCAGCACTCTCACCCCCTATGCCTACCCCGTCACCAACACTCCCGCCAAAGGGACAAGCATGCACGTCCCCAATGACAGGGCTAAGGAGCAGACCGCACTCCGCCCGCACGTCGCGCTCTGCTCCTGTGTACAGCACCTTCCTGTCCTTACTCCTGCAGCTCTCGGTAAAGCTCACGCTAATCTTTACATCCTTAAGCAACTTAAGGTCAGGGGAGAACTTCCGGACCGCAGGTGCGTGCCGGGCGGTGCGCGGGCTGTGGCCACTACAGTTCGGGTCTATGAGGAGGCGGCCCTTAGAGAAGGATCCTTTGGAGAGAAGAGAAGCTCCGTAGAAGTTGAAGGGGTCCTCGGCAGGGAGTTCGGACTGTCCATCACCACCAGAGCCAACGTCCATTACCTCTGCACCACTGGACGTTTGCAGGGGAGGTGGTGGAGACTGCTCACGGGGCAGCGCTTGGAAGGGGCGAGCTCGGCTCTCCATCACCGCTTCTCCTGCGGGCCCACACGGGAGCGGAGAGGGGCTCTCATCTGTCTCCATATTAAAAGCGCTTAAGACTAGTTTACAAGACCAGAGTTTTACAAGCCCTCACATAAATCTACACAGCTAACATGCAAAAGTCCGCTGAGACCCAGGCGCGTCCTGCCGCGCTGTGCGCTGGCGGCTTAGTCAAGCTGGCCACATTGCTCTTTTCATTAATGTAGACAGCTTTTAGAACCACTGCCTCAATTATTGGAAATCACAATGCACTCAGCTTAAGTGATTGGCGACTAAGCGAGTCTGTCTTCATGCCGGAGTGGCACCTTTCTTCTTCTACctgcaaagaaatttaaaaatatcatcacAAAATGACAGAAACCTTCCACTTCCCTGGTACCAAGTTAAAAGTCAAGCACTATTAACAGCACAGTAAAGGGCTTCAAATAATATTCCCTAAGAGGACCTTTTAGGCATCAGAACAAATTAaccttactttttttcttcagaacCTGAATTATAACTTAAGTCcaaagttaaatattttgttaactgCCCACTTTAATTCCTACTTCAGAAACACAAAAACTATATAATCATAaggctcaaaaaatattttaaaaatttacactAAACCCCACCACAGCATTCTTCTAACTCAGATAAGCAAGCATGCGGTGGGAGGCACCCTTTCTGGAACACACAGAAGGCACGTGGCCTCCCTCAGGCCACTAGAGCACAGCAATCCACTCACCTGAAAGGGCTGGGTCAGTCAGAGGGTGAGCGCGAGACCCTCAGCTCAACTCTGCGGCACTAGGGGCCTCAGAGGCATGGCCAGGCGCTCTGCTACTCAGGGACCCCAGGGCTCTCCTGGGCCCACAGGGT comes from Macaca fascicularis isolate 582-1 chromosome 10, T2T-MFA8v1.1 and encodes:
- the DGCR8 gene encoding microprocessor complex subunit DGCR8 isoform X2 translates to METDESPSPLPCGPAGEAVMESRARPFQALPREQSPPPPLQTSSGAEVMDVGSGGDGQSELPAEDPFNFYGASLLSKGSFSKGRLLIDPNCSGHSPRTARHAPAVRKFSPDLKLLKDVKISVSFTESCRSKDRKVLYTGAERDVRAECGLLLSPVIGDVHACPFGGSVGDGVGIGGESADKKDEENELDQEKRVEYAVLDELEDFTDNLELDEEGAGGFTAKAIVQRDRVDEEALNFPYEDDFDNDVDALLEEGLCAPKKRRTEEKYGGDSDHPSDGETSVQPMMTKIKTVLKSRGRPPTEPLPDGWIMTFHNSGVPVYLHRESRVVTWSRPYFLGTGSIRKHDPPLSSIPCLHYKKMKDNEEREQSSDLTPSGDVSPVKPLSRSAELEFPLDEPDSMGADPGPPDEKDPLGAEAAPGALGQVKAKVEVCKDESVDLEEFRSYLEKRFDFEQVTVKKFRTWAERRQFNREMKRKQAESERPILPANQKLITLSVQDAPTKKEFVINPNGKSEVCILHEYMQRVLKVRPVYNFFECENPSEPFGASVTIDGVTYGSGTASSKKLAKNKAARATLEILIPDFVKQTSEEKPKDSEELEYFNHISIEDSRVYELTSKAGLLSPYQILHECLKRNHGMGDTSIKFEVVPGKNQKSEYIMACGKNKRVGKQLASQKILQLLHPHVKNWGSLLRMYGRESSKMVKQETSDKSVIELQQYAKKNKPNLHILSKLQEEMKRLAEEREETRKKPKMSIVASAQPGGEPLCTVDV
- the DGCR8 gene encoding microprocessor complex subunit DGCR8 isoform X1 translates to METDESPSPLPCGPAGEAVMESRARPFQALPREQSPPPPLQTSSGAEVMDVGSGGDGQSELPAEDPFNFYGASLLSKGSFSKGRLLIDPNCSGHSPRTARHAPAVRKFSPDLKLLKDVKISVSFTESCRSKDRKVLYTGAERDVRAECGLLLSPVIGDVHACPFGGSVGDGVGIGGESADKKDEENELDQEKRVEYAVLDELEDFTDNLELDEEGAGGFTAKAIVQRDRVDEEALNFPYEDDFDNDVDALLEEGLCAPKKRRTEEKYGGDSDHPSDGETSVQPMMTKIKTVLKSRGRPPTEPLPDGWIMTFHNSGVPVYLHRESRVVTWSRPYFLGTGSIRKHDPPLSSIPCLHYKKMKDNEEREQSSDLTPSGDVSPVKPLSRSAELEFPLDEPDSMGADPGPPDEKDPLGAEAAPGALGQVKAKVEVCKDESVDLEEFRSYLEKRFDFEQVTVKKFRTWAERRQFNREMKRKQAESERPILPANQKLITLSVQDAPTKKEFVINPNGKSEVCILHEYMQRVLKVRPVYNFFECENPSEPFGASVTIDGVTYGSGTASSKKLAKNKAARATLEILIPDFVKQTSEEKPKDSEELEYFNHISIEDSRVYELTSKAGLLSPYQILHECLKRNHGMGDTSIKFEVVPGKNQKSEYIMACGKHTVRGWCKNKRVGKQLASQKILQLLHPHVKNWGSLLRMYGRESSKMVKQETSDKSVIELQQYAKKNKPNLHILSKLQEEMKRLAEEREETRKKPKMSIVASAQPGGEPLCTVDV